GGAGGCCGAGCACGGCCCACTGCCCGACGGCGGCTGGCTGCTCTACCGCACCGGGTGGGCCGCCCGCGGGAACGACGCCGCGGCGTTCGCGAACGCCGACGAGCGCGGCCCGCACACCCCGGGGGTCGCCCCGGAGTGTGCGCGCTGGCTGGCCCGGGAGACCCCGATCTGCGGGCTCGGCGTGGAGACCGTGGGCACCGACGCGGGACAGGCGTCGGGCTTCGAGCCGGCGTTCCCCTGCCACTCGGAGCTCATGGGCGCGGGCAAGTTCGGCCTGACCAGCCTGCGCGACCTCGACCGGCTCCCGCCGACGGGTGCGGTGCTGGTGGTGTGCCCGCTGCCCATCGTCGGTGGGTCGGGCAGCCCGGCCCGCGTGCTCGCCCTGGTCGAGGGCTGACGTGCCGGTGCACCCCAGCGCCGCGGACGCGGTGGTCGTCGGTGGTGGCATCAACGGCCTCGTCGCCTCCGCACGCCTGGCCGCGGCCGGGTGGTCGGTGGCCCTGGTCGACGACCACGACCGGATCGGTGGGTTCATCGACGCCGAGGAACGGACCCTGCCGGGCTACGTCCACGACACCTGGTCGAGCTGGCACCCGCTGTTCGTGACCGGCCCGGCGTATGCCGCGTTCGGCGCCGACCTGCACCGCCACGGCCTCGAGTACGTCAACTCCGACGGTCCGGTGACGGCCACCGTGGCCGACGACGGCTCGGTCGCGATGGCACACCGAGACGTCGACCGGACGGTGGACGGCTTCACCGAACCGGCCGACCGTGACGCCTACCGGGCGATGGTCACCAGGTTCGG
This window of the Geodermatophilus sp. DSM 44513 genome carries:
- a CDS encoding cyclase family protein; translated protein: MLATLIGATRSGSVTVVDLTTPLQESTPILELPPPFANTSRFRLEELSRYDDRGPAWYWNDIHTGEHTGTHLDAPNHWVTGRDGLDVSQAPLSTLVAPAVVIDRSAEAADDADFLLQVEHVRDWEAEHGPLPDGGWLLYRTGWAARGNDAAAFANADERGPHTPGVAPECARWLARETPICGLGVETVGTDAGQASGFEPAFPCHSELMGAGKFGLTSLRDLDRLPPTGAVLVVCPLPIVGGSGSPARVLALVEG